The sequence GCCCTTGTGGAACTCGTGGATGCCGCAATAGTAGCGGTACTCGCCGGGAGTGTTGAAGGTAAGCTGGAACTGGTCGACCATGGGCACGCCCACGTCGTAGCCGAACATGATGCCGGAGTTGTAATAGCCCGTTCCTTCGTACTTTTCGACGGGGTCTCCGGGGAGGCGGGTGGGGGAGAGCAGGCTTGGGTGGAAGTACTGGTCCAGCGGCCCGCCGTTGGGCTTCTGGATGATGTCCGCCAGGGTGTCCGGCGTGTCGGTGAACGTGACTGTGTGGGGGTCGTCGCCGCCAACCTTGTTCATCACCCACGTGACCGTGTCGCCGGCGCGGATGGGCAGGCGCTGGGGGAAGTAGGCATTCAGCGAGCTTGTTCCGCGCCCGCCGCCCACGAGGACGGTGAGGTTGCGCGGCGCGTACTCGATATTCTCGTCGCCCTTTGAGCAGGCGCCGAGGGCCGCTGCGGCGGCAAGGGCGATTGTGAGGAGGAGCAGTCTCTTCATCGGTGCGTCGTCTCCACGGGTTTGCGGGCAGTATAGAGTCAGAATCGTGAATTGGGAATAGTGGATTAAGCAGTGGGCAGTGGGCAGTCAGCAGTGAGCAGTGAGTAGCGGGCTGAAGAGGCGGGGAAGGAACGTAAACTGTAAAGATTTTTGGGCGGTGTGATACAATTATTTGGTTGGGTTTTGATTGACGGTCTGCTATTACTTTCGAATCCGCGGCGGGTGTCCCCTGGCTTCGGGCGTATGTGAAACTTGACACAATCGCCGGGGCTGCTATAAAATGCGCGTTTGCGAGGAAGGGGCTACCTCCGCTCGAGGGGGAGGCGCGGGATGGAATTTAACGTATCTCAGTTGTTGATGGAGGCGAGCGGATCTTCCCGCAGCTTTGCCATCAAGGACGAACCGATAGAATTTGCCGGCGGTTACCAGCCGGCACCCTTCTCCGGCAAGGTGAAACTGGTGAAGACGGAGTCCGGGGTGTGGATCAGCGCCAGCCTGGACACGTACGCGGAGTGCTCTTGCAGCCGGTGCCTTACGGAGTGCCGGGAGCCGGTGCACATTGAGATGGAAGAAGAGGCCCTCATGACGGTGGACCCTTACACCGGCAGGAGGGTGGACGAGACCCTGGAGAACGCGGATGTGGTGCTGATAGACCAGAACCACATCCTGGACATATCCGAGGCGGTGATGCAGTACTTTGTGGCGGGCGTGCCCATGAAGCCCGTGTGCAAGGCAGGCTGCCTGGGCATATGCCAAAAGTGCGGCACGAACCGCAACGAGCGCGAATGCGATTGCGACAAGGTAGTTAGGGACAGCCAGTGGGGGCCTTTGCTCGACCTGGCGCCTACTCTGAATCTAAGGGAAGCCGAGTAATTCAATGCCACCTCTCCCAAAGAAGAAACACTCCAGCGGCCGTCAGGGCAAGCGCGCGGCGCACCACGCCAAGACGCCCCCTAACCTGAGCGAGTGTCCCCAGTGCCACGCCGCCAAGATGCCGCACCGCGTTTGCCCCAAGTGCGGCTACTACAACGGGCGCGAAGTAGTTTCCACCGGAACGGCAGAGTAGCTCCGACCCTGTTCAAGCGTCTCTCAAGACGGAGGACTAAAATGGGCCTTAGCTTTACCGCTGTCAGACCTGGCACAGATACTGCGTTCCTATTCCCCGGGCAGGGGTCCCAGGCCGTGGGCATGGGCGAGCAGCTTTACAACTCGTCCCCCGCGGCCCGCGCTGTGTTCCACGAGGTGGACATGGCGCTCGGCCGACCGCTGACCCGCCTTCTCTTCTCCGGCCCCGAGGAGACGCTCCGCGAAACGGCCAACGCCCAGCCGGCGATCATGGCCGTTAGCCTTGCATCCATGAAGGCCATGGAGGAGAAGCTGGGCACGGACAGCCTGCCCAAACCCCGATTCCTTGCCGGCCACAGCCTTGGCGAGTACACCGCGCTTGCCGTTTCCGGCGTGCTCAGCGTGGGCGACACCGCCCGGCTGGTGCAAGAGCGCGGCCGCCTGATGCAGGAGGCCTGCGAGAAGCAGGAAGGCGCAATGGCCGCGGTGCTTGGCCTGGACCAGATCTCCCTGGAGGAGATAGCCCGGGAGACCGGCACCTACGTATCGAACGTAAACACGCCCGAGCAGATCGTTATCTCTGGCGAGCGCATGGCCATCGCCCGCGCGCTGGACCTGTGCACCGTCCGCGGCGCCAAGAAGGCCATACCCCTGAAGGTTGGCGGCGCGTTCCACTCCGCCCTCATGGAGCCGGCCCGCGCGGGCCTG is a genomic window of SAR202 cluster bacterium containing:
- the fabD gene encoding ACP S-malonyltransferase, whose amino-acid sequence is MGLSFTAVRPGTDTAFLFPGQGSQAVGMGEQLYNSSPAARAVFHEVDMALGRPLTRLLFSGPEETLRETANAQPAIMAVSLASMKAMEEKLGTDSLPKPRFLAGHSLGEYTALAVSGVLSVGDTARLVQERGRLMQEACEKQEGAMAAVLGLDQISLEEIARETGTYVSNVNTPEQIVISGERMAIARALDLCTVRGAKKAIPLKVGGAFHSALMEPARAGLVEAVNGLKFSDPVVPIVANVTAAPLTKAEDVKGELIAQICGCVNWSKSINYMIGAGVNYFIEVGPGTALSGMVKRIDKSARAVSVGDVDSILKLRMN
- a CDS encoding 50S ribosomal protein L32 → MPPLPKKKHSSGRQGKRAAHHAKTPPNLSECPQCHAAKMPHRVCPKCGYYNGREVVSTGTAE